One segment of Desulfonatronum sp. SC1 DNA contains the following:
- a CDS encoding FAD-binding and (Fe-S)-binding domain-containing protein, with protein MTQRGPHLSVPHIRLLPRVFNLTQDQVESWPETVRTLAVDLAAELFLLRYNPFIPQEMVRSSVDNQLAAIVPSLAPEYATALQGAVEHFWRDYEAELLFKQNLIKRLRQCLPEECVNNQPNALVECSTDATDLRLELPLLVLAPENTEQVQCIIRLANELEFSLVPRGGGSGLTGGAIPSGRRTVILSLSRMKAVLNIDVQEKVLCAQSGMITLNAIQAAAAQGLLFTVDPASKAASSLGGNISENAGGPFAFEYGTTLDNLLSYVMVLPSGERIEVRRKNHPRHKILPHEDAVFEILDDHGRVTEIIALHGGEIRGADLGKDVSNKFLGGLPGIQKEGVDGVITEACFTLYPQPTFSRTLCLEFYGRSMHPAMLVINDLVGMRDTIREQGDLVKMSALEEFGPKYVQAIEYQKKSSRYEGDPISVLLVQMDSDDEVALDEAVGMVVDIVGPYENVEVFTATDARQAEVFWEDRHRLSAITRRTSGFKINEDIVIPLKVIPEFSDFLEQLNLRYLAKAYRKALQEVGGLDGLPDSDEFVEMELDYCARILRGEITAKELSDQEFEIQTQFFFQDLRNRYPRRQPELDSILSRMRGTRVIVANHMHAGDGNCHVNIPVNSNDPHMLHQAEEAAGEVFKKVLELKGAVSGEHGIGITKIAFLPEEKIKALKAYKAKVDPRNIINPGKLTSREQLVQPFTFSFNRLIQDLRQSGLPERARLIKLLTTIQTCSRCGKCKQVCPMYLPEKGLLFHPRNKNISMGAMIEAVFYTQLQSGQPDQRLLKELGRLMEHCTGCGKCMSACPVKINTPDVILDLRGYLKGKGADGHPFKNRILDYLVKDPACRLPRAAKFLAVGQAIQNTAVGLIPSRWRRRAESPLLQGKGPNMEMKNLSESLNLGKGGVFLPAGNGGSIPNRETVLYFPGCGAGLFFRSIGLATISLLLDADCQVILPEFHLCCGYPLLASGGEQAFGANRERNIAALNRLLNKTRAQGFTVSHVITACGSCRAGLRDYNLASSSGPALEHQDALQFLLQRISPKQGQKQGQKGGKPLIQSLQTAAPRELLYHAACHGEWSGVEGVKAARIYAESLGKLLDAKVRVSPHCCGESGLGAMTSPAIYNKLRRRKIDQLRTDISQVESPAPILVGCPSCRIGLTRCLNELGRPREVQHTVEYLASLLGGKDWEKNTVKRIVQARFVPER; from the coding sequence ATGACCCAGCGCGGACCCCATCTTTCCGTCCCTCACATCCGTCTTCTGCCCCGAGTCTTCAATCTGACCCAGGACCAAGTCGAGTCCTGGCCGGAAACCGTGCGCACCCTGGCCGTGGACCTGGCCGCAGAGCTGTTTTTGCTGCGCTACAACCCTTTCATTCCCCAGGAAATGGTCCGCAGCAGCGTGGACAATCAGTTGGCGGCCATTGTTCCGTCCCTGGCCCCGGAGTACGCCACGGCCTTGCAAGGGGCCGTGGAGCACTTTTGGAGGGACTACGAAGCCGAGCTGCTGTTCAAGCAGAACCTGATCAAGCGTCTGCGGCAGTGTCTGCCGGAGGAGTGCGTCAACAACCAGCCCAACGCCCTGGTGGAATGTTCCACCGACGCCACGGACCTTCGCCTGGAACTGCCTCTGCTCGTTCTGGCCCCGGAAAACACAGAGCAGGTGCAGTGCATCATCCGTTTGGCCAATGAGCTGGAGTTCAGTCTTGTGCCACGAGGGGGGGGATCCGGCCTGACCGGAGGGGCTATCCCGTCCGGTCGACGGACGGTGATTCTGAGCCTGAGCCGGATGAAGGCCGTTTTGAACATTGATGTTCAGGAAAAGGTTCTGTGCGCCCAGAGCGGAATGATCACCCTGAACGCGATCCAGGCCGCGGCGGCCCAGGGCTTGCTGTTCACCGTGGACCCGGCCTCCAAGGCTGCCTCGTCCCTGGGCGGCAATATTTCCGAGAATGCCGGCGGGCCGTTTGCCTTCGAATATGGGACCACCTTGGACAACCTTCTCAGCTACGTGATGGTCCTGCCCAGTGGAGAGCGCATCGAGGTGCGTCGCAAGAATCATCCCCGGCACAAAATTTTGCCCCACGAAGACGCGGTCTTTGAAATCCTGGACGATCACGGTCGGGTCACTGAAATCATTGCCTTGCACGGCGGCGAAATCCGGGGCGCGGACCTGGGCAAGGACGTGTCCAACAAATTCCTGGGCGGACTGCCGGGCATTCAGAAGGAGGGCGTGGACGGGGTGATCACCGAAGCCTGTTTCACCCTGTATCCCCAGCCGACCTTCTCCCGGACCCTGTGCCTGGAATTCTACGGACGCAGCATGCACCCGGCCATGCTGGTGATCAACGATTTGGTGGGCATGCGCGACACCATCCGGGAGCAGGGCGACCTGGTCAAGATGTCCGCTTTGGAGGAGTTCGGGCCGAAGTACGTCCAGGCCATCGAGTACCAGAAAAAATCCTCCCGCTACGAAGGCGACCCCATCTCCGTGTTGCTGGTCCAGATGGATTCCGACGACGAGGTGGCCCTGGACGAGGCCGTGGGCATGGTGGTGGACATTGTCGGACCGTACGAGAACGTGGAGGTGTTCACGGCCACGGACGCCCGGCAGGCCGAAGTATTCTGGGAGGATCGACACCGTCTGAGCGCCATCACCCGCCGGACCAGCGGATTCAAGATCAACGAGGACATCGTCATCCCCTTGAAGGTGATTCCGGAGTTTTCCGACTTTCTGGAACAGCTGAATCTGCGCTACCTAGCCAAGGCGTATCGCAAGGCGCTCCAGGAAGTGGGCGGTCTCGACGGCCTGCCGGACAGTGACGAGTTCGTGGAGATGGAACTGGACTACTGCGCCCGAATCCTGCGAGGAGAGATCACGGCCAAGGAACTCTCCGACCAGGAGTTCGAGATCCAGACCCAGTTCTTTTTTCAGGATCTGCGCAATCGCTATCCCCGCCGACAGCCCGAGCTGGACTCCATCCTTTCTCGGATGCGCGGAACCCGGGTCATCGTGGCCAACCATATGCACGCCGGGGACGGCAACTGCCACGTGAACATTCCGGTGAACTCCAATGACCCGCACATGCTGCATCAGGCCGAGGAAGCCGCCGGAGAGGTCTTCAAGAAGGTTTTGGAACTCAAGGGCGCAGTGTCCGGGGAGCACGGCATCGGGATTACCAAGATCGCCTTTTTGCCCGAGGAAAAGATCAAGGCCCTTAAGGCCTACAAGGCCAAGGTCGATCCCAGGAACATCATCAATCCCGGCAAGCTGACCAGCCGGGAGCAATTGGTCCAGCCGTTCACCTTTTCCTTCAACCGTCTGATCCAGGATCTGCGCCAGAGCGGCCTGCCGGAGCGGGCGCGGCTGATCAAGCTGCTGACTACCATCCAGACCTGCTCCCGGTGCGGTAAGTGCAAGCAGGTCTGCCCCATGTACCTCCCGGAAAAGGGGCTGTTGTTCCATCCCCGGAACAAGAACATCAGCATGGGGGCGATGATCGAGGCGGTGTTCTACACCCAGCTCCAGTCCGGACAGCCGGACCAGCGCCTGCTGAAGGAACTGGGGCGGCTGATGGAGCACTGCACGGGCTGCGGCAAATGTATGTCCGCCTGTCCGGTGAAGATCAACACCCCGGACGTGATTCTGGATCTGCGCGGTTACCTCAAGGGCAAGGGCGCGGACGGGCACCCCTTCAAGAACCGCATCCTGGATTATCTGGTCAAGGATCCGGCGTGTCGCCTGCCCCGAGCGGCCAAGTTTTTGGCCGTGGGTCAGGCCATTCAGAACACGGCCGTGGGGTTGATCCCCTCCAGATGGCGTCGGCGGGCCGAGAGCCCTCTGCTCCAGGGCAAGGGGCCGAACATGGAGATGAAGAACCTGTCCGAGAGCCTTAACCTGGGCAAGGGTGGCGTCTTTCTCCCGGCCGGCAACGGCGGCTCGATCCCGAACAGGGAAACCGTGCTCTATTTTCCAGGATGCGGGGCCGGGCTCTTTTTCCGCTCCATCGGTCTGGCCACCATCTCCTTGTTGCTGGACGCGGACTGCCAGGTCATTCTCCCCGAATTCCACCTGTGTTGCGGGTATCCGCTGCTGGCCAGCGGCGGCGAGCAGGCTTTCGGGGCTAATCGGGAGCGGAATATAGCCGCGTTGAACCGCCTGCTGAATAAGACTAGGGCCCAGGGCTTCACGGTTTCCCACGTGATCACGGCCTGCGGCTCCTGCCGGGCGGGGTTGCGCGATTACAATCTGGCATCCTCCTCCGGTCCGGCCCTGGAACACCAGGATGCGCTGCAATTTCTGCTGCAACGTATCAGCCCAAAACAAGGACAGAAGCAGGGCCAAAAAGGGGGTAAGCCGCTGATTCAGTCACTCCAGACCGCAGCGCCCCGGGAACTGCTCTATCACGCCGCGTGTCACGGCGAATGGTCCGGGGTGGAGGGCGTCAAGGCGGCCAGAATCTATGCCGAATCCCTGGGCAAGCTCCTGGACGCCAAAGTCCGCGTCAGCCCGCACTGCTGCGGAGAGAGTGGCTTGGGAGCCATGACCTCCCCGGCCATCTACAACAAGCTGCGCCGACGCAAGATCGACCAACTGCGCACGGACATCAGCCAGGTGGAATCCCCTGCTCCGATCCTTGTCGGATGCCCGTCCTGCCGTATCGGGCTGACCAGGTGCCTGAACGAGCTGGGACGCCCCCGGGAGGTCCAACACACCGTCGAATACCTCGCCTCCCTGCTGGGCGGGAAAGACTGGGAAAAGAACACCGTCAAACGCATTGTCCAGGCTCGGTTTGTTCCGGAGCGGTGA
- a CDS encoding NADP-dependent malic enzyme has translation MSTHFSASYSFTMDIRLEKKQENRVLLLETLGREGARLVQFFRVGEDMEAEEISLEFYATSVEHGEKVVAAVQALPCVLDSWATDTTMAIHDGGKLEIAPTSSVDNADELAMAYTPGVARVCQAIHKDPERSFDLTIRQNCVAVVSDGTAVLGLGNIGPLAAMPVMEGKAVLFKAFGRVDAFPLCVKTTTPEELIDFVEKVAPTFGGINLEDVAAPNCFIVEQELKKRLDIPVFHDDQHGTAVVALAALLNALKLTGKKIEDLRMVVNGFGAAGVACAKMFAEAGVRNIIPCDRTGVVYRGRTKGMNPIKEECAQIFNPDNEQGTLADVIKGADIFVGVSGPGTLKREDVLKMAPKPIIFAMANPIPEILPEEIADLDCLIATGRSDYPNQINNVLCFPGIFRGALDCRASDINEAMKLAAAQAIADCVDEEQLAQGVIIPSAFHPGVADAVAERVEQAARDSGVARI, from the coding sequence ATGAGCACCCATTTTTCCGCAAGTTACAGTTTCACCATGGATATCCGGCTGGAGAAGAAGCAGGAGAATCGCGTTTTGCTGCTAGAAACCCTGGGCCGTGAAGGCGCACGCCTGGTCCAGTTTTTTCGTGTGGGCGAAGACATGGAGGCTGAGGAAATTTCGCTGGAATTTTACGCTACCTCCGTTGAGCACGGGGAAAAGGTGGTCGCCGCGGTGCAGGCCCTGCCCTGCGTCCTGGATTCCTGGGCCACGGACACGACCATGGCCATTCACGACGGAGGCAAGCTGGAGATCGCCCCCACGTCGTCGGTGGACAACGCGGACGAACTGGCCATGGCCTACACGCCCGGCGTGGCCCGGGTCTGCCAGGCGATCCACAAGGATCCGGAGCGCTCCTTCGATCTGACCATCCGCCAGAACTGCGTGGCCGTGGTTTCCGACGGCACGGCGGTTTTGGGACTGGGGAACATTGGGCCTCTGGCGGCCATGCCCGTGATGGAAGGCAAGGCCGTGCTGTTCAAGGCCTTTGGCCGGGTGGACGCCTTCCCGCTGTGCGTGAAGACCACGACCCCGGAAGAACTAATCGACTTCGTGGAAAAGGTCGCCCCGACCTTCGGCGGGATCAACCTGGAAGACGTGGCCGCCCCGAATTGCTTCATCGTGGAGCAGGAATTGAAAAAGCGGCTGGACATCCCGGTATTCCACGACGACCAGCACGGTACCGCGGTGGTGGCCTTGGCGGCGCTGCTCAACGCCTTGAAGCTGACCGGCAAGAAGATCGAGGATTTGCGTATGGTGGTCAATGGGTTCGGGGCCGCCGGAGTGGCCTGCGCCAAGATGTTCGCCGAGGCCGGGGTGCGGAACATCATCCCCTGCGACCGTACGGGCGTGGTCTACCGCGGCCGGACCAAAGGTATGAACCCGATCAAGGAAGAGTGCGCCCAAATTTTCAACCCGGACAATGAGCAAGGCACTCTGGCCGATGTGATCAAGGGCGCGGACATTTTCGTGGGCGTGTCCGGACCGGGAACCCTGAAGCGGGAAGACGTGCTGAAGATGGCCCCGAAGCCGATCATTTTCGCCATGGCCAATCCCATTCCGGAAATCCTGCCCGAGGAAATCGCGGACCTGGATTGTCTGATCGCCACCGGCCGCTCCGATTACCCGAACCAGATCAACAACGTGCTCTGCTTCCCCGGCATCTTCCGGGGTGCCCTGGACTGCCGGGCCTCGGACATCAACGAGGCCATGAAGCTGGCCGCTGCACAGGCCATCGCGGATTGCGTGGACGAGGAGCAACTGGCCCAGGGGGTGATCATCCCCAGCGCGTTCCATCCGGGAGTGGCCGACGCCGTGGCCGAGCGGGTGGAGCAGGCCGCTCGGGATTCCGGAGTCGCCAGAATCTGA
- the ruvX gene encoding Holliday junction resolvase RuvX: protein MRVLGIDYGIKRVGLALSDGLGLLAYPYATLERTTRERLFSGLLAIVAREGIQTIVLGLPRALNGQETETTRQVRNFAQSLRRRTDVPVVFQDEAFSSLEAERNLREGSRRGRKIKAVLDQQAAVVILNDYLECSRQSQLP from the coding sequence ATGCGCGTTCTGGGCATCGACTATGGAATAAAAAGGGTGGGCTTGGCCCTGAGCGACGGCCTGGGGCTTCTGGCCTACCCGTACGCGACCCTGGAGCGGACCACCAGGGAGCGGCTTTTCTCCGGCCTGCTGGCCATCGTGGCCAGGGAAGGAATCCAGACCATCGTCCTCGGTCTGCCCCGAGCCCTGAACGGCCAGGAGACGGAAACCACCCGTCAGGTCCGGAACTTCGCCCAGAGCCTGCGCCGCCGGACGGACGTCCCGGTGGTGTTTCAGGACGAAGCCTTCAGCTCGCTGGAGGCCGAGCGCAACCTGCGCGAGGGGAGCCGTCGCGGCCGAAAGATCAAGGCCGTGCTCGACCAGCAGGCCGCCGTCGTCATCCTCAACGACTACCTGGAATGCTCCAGACAGTCTCAACTCCCTTGA